Part of the Toxotes jaculatrix isolate fToxJac2 chromosome 8, fToxJac2.pri, whole genome shotgun sequence genome is shown below.
TCGGTGCACTGGCTAAGTCTTCTCTGTcaggtgtgtcaggtgtgtgtctgtgctgtaactGGTAAACCAACCCCATGTTGGCTCTGTCCTCAGTGGACCCTGGAGTCAGCATGGTACCCGAAACGGGTTCCCCTATATCACTTCCTCCCCACACTGTGATAACACTCGTCAATGGCTCCTCGTGACTCATTGATGGAATAAATTCAgcctaaaaaacacacacactcagtgcatCATCATAGACCTTGTAGCTCTAAGAAAAGGTGAGTGGTGAGTGGTGAGTGGgaagtgtagttttttttaatgttaagtgGTTGTGAAATTGTGGTGTCCTGAACAAGTATTAGTATGGATGTTTTGAACTGTGTAAAGTGCCGTGTTAAATAGAGTTAAGTACAGTGTAGTGAAGTACAGTGTCTTTGGTTTAATCCAGCTGTTTTGTGCAGTGCAGTTTATTTGAGTGCAGTGAAGTGTATTGCAGTGCAGTGTAATGAAGTGCAGCTTCTGCACAGTGTGGTGTGGTGCTGATTTGTCCTATAATTTAATCCTATAATTTATTCATAAATCTCATCTCCATGCGCCACCATCAGAGAGAATCAAAGAACCAGGGATTTACACTGTGTGTCATCATATGTTGGTCACATGAAATATGGAGCACAGCCATTATGCAGATATCAGCTGGTATTTGCTTGGTAGCAGgaaattaatttttctttttttttaaaagtgtatGTTCTGCAGTGTTTGCATGAGTCAAGTTCTCAGACAGACAGcgaggagaaagagagcagtTTTCTGCTTACCCAGCACAGCTTAGCAGAGGTGTGAAAGCTATCATGTCAACAAGGCAACCTCTCATTACTCATGCCACACAGCCACCTCACCCCAATTAACCTGTTCCATCCCACAATGCACCTTTGTCAGAAAAGACACATCCATTGCCTCCTTTCCTCCATGTAGGGTGAGCAGATGATGGCTTCGACTTATTAAACACATGAATTCCACCTCCACAACCCTTGTCATTTAGCTACAATCCATGTTCATGCAGACCCTCAGTAAGATACAAGCTTTTAATCAGTAGGATTCGACTGATAATGTTTTTTGTTACAGGCTTATCTTTATTTGAGGCTGCCAGTAttcaatattcttttttttttttttaaagagctcaTTTAAGTCCCCCACACATCCCAGTTTCCCCCCACATTTTAGTTCTTCAGTGAATAAACCGAGTGAACATTCAATGTTTCACCCAGATTTTTATTCTTGATATCAAAACCAAATTTACAAATTGTTAGAGTAAAATTACAATTTGAAAAACTAGAAAATATTACTAATAACGCTTTAATATCATCACACATAGTCATACATACTTGTCTGATCCAGTTCAGGTCAATCTGAACTGGACTTACAGCACAATGAAATGAGATGAACTGCATTATGGGAGGTCAACACTGACTGCCTATTATGTCACCCCATTTTCCAAACAGGTTTATCAGTCCAACCCTACTGGAAATCCATACTTTCACTGGCCATCACAGCTCCCATGACCAAAAGAACTATACACTTGATAATAACAGATCTGTCttatttctgtccctctcttttcttctatCTGCACCACTTTATCTCCAAACAACACACCTACTACTTCAatcttttctccatcttccctcAAAATTGTTTTCATCAACTCATCATATCTTTCACTTCCTTAACCCCAATCCTTCCCGTTGTCATTTCTTTGTTCCGTTCTCCCCTAATTGGTctatcctccctccctccctccgctcCCTCCTCTGTCCCATGTCTTTCTCTACTACCAGGAGTGACCCGCACCATGAAGGAAAGAGTCACCAAGCCCACAGCCATGGCTCAGGGTCGTGTCGCCCACATGATTGAATGGCAAAACTGGGGTATGCAGACGGTGGGTGCAGGGGGCATCCCTCAGTCCCGCATCACCACCCAGGAACGGGAAAAGGAGCGGCGGCTGGAAAACGATGCCTACAGTGACCTCAGcgatggagagaaggaggccCGTTTCGCTGCAGGttcggaaacacacacatgcacacgcacacacacacacacaagccacagaGCCTGTTAACCGTCATCAGCAGATGTATGTGCTCATCACATTATTGGATTTATAACACTTATTCGGCCAATTAAACATGACGCAGGTCCTCACAATGATCCTGACTTGTGCCTTTGAACTCTGACCTCAGGTATCCTGCAGCAGTTTGCGATCTCAGAGGCAACACTTCTAGCCTGGTCATCGATGGACGGAGAGAGTCCGCGGTCGGGATCAAACCAGGGCAGTGTGGCTCATCTGAGCGAGGTCAACCAGGAGAGCATCACCAGTCGAGGTAATGGACTACACATGACTGCAGCCTAATCTAAAAGTAGCTTGTGTTGCAGAATCTAAGAAGCATTACACATGGTAATTATGTGGTAATGACTATTTTAAACAAAATTGACAACATGCTATGAGTGCACATGACATACATATGGAAGAAGTATTAAGATCTTTTGCTTGAGTAACTGTAACActatgacaaaataaaactacaacCTGATCAGGAGTTAAAACTACAAaatttttattctgaaattcagtggagtagaagtataaagtagcataaaaatGGACATACTCAAGTACCAGTAAAATGTAGGAAATGTAGTTAGTTACTTCGTCGTATTGGCAGACAATATATTCTCTAAATGCTCAATGAAATGATGTAATTTTGCATATTTAACACAAGTTATTCAGAGTAATAATAATGGAATTGGCCAGCGAGGTTTAAAACTGCTGTGTTAAACGTTAGTGTTTGTGTAGGCGCAGACAGGCAGCCTGCAGTATAGCATGTGTCATGTTGCTTAGTAATGAGAACATACTGTTCCATCTCCTCTCTCCGGGCTGGAGGGTTCCCTCAttattcatttcacattttccaaCATGGACTGTTGGAAGGTAAAACCAGCCACTGCATCTGTTTAAATAGAGATTTGGGGCATTTTTAGTCCACAGCAATGTATCCTACATGCAAAGTTTTTCTCCTCATGAAGTTAGAGGTGCAGACAATTATAATAAGCACTTTGTTGCTGTAAAATAAACGTCCTTAAGGGTACAACGCTTCATTAATTCATTTGCATCAAATTATCTCGTCATTTTTAAGCAAATAAACTTTTAGCATGGGGTGAGAATGTGTTGCGGTGTTTACTCTCGGGCCCAATTTATACCCTTCTCTTGAGAGAAAGATAAACTGCACAAAATCAAAGCTGTGTCTGCATAATACAGTTTGACACAAGTGATGAATCAACAGTGCGAGGTGTGCCAGAGAGTTTCTGTCATAACATTTATTCAGCCAGTGTGGAGACTTTTCTGCTGAGTCTTTGGATCTAGATCCCAGTCAAACCTGCTCACTCTTTTCAGTGGGACAGATCAAAGCCAAAATTCAAACTTAATTAGTCTGCCCTGCTCAAACTTTTCTTTACTGCATGATCACCAAATTATCCAAGTACAATTAAAAGTGTGATTTACTCTGCAAACCTTTGAAGTTATGTCAGTATTGTTACAAGCTAAATGTGATGGTCATTAGACCATATTGATCTTTAATTAGGGCAATGAcctgtttgtgcttttcttcCTGCAAAGTTCTGAATTAAAACCAAAGAACAGCAGCATCTGTTGTGTTTCTAGGTTCTAAAGCTCTACCATactctcttcctgttttcatcaCTTGTCTGAAGAGCAGTAATCACAGctgctgtatttttcattttttccagatcAGATATTGCACCATTCATCAGCAGAGGTGTGGCCTCACACTTACGTCTCCCAGGGCCACtactgcctctcctcctctgatgcCTGGGAGCCGATAAACAACGATCCCTCCGGTGTGGCATCTCCCCCTGCTGGCTCCTATGTTATGGGGACGGACGCGTACGACGGGCAGGctcatttcctgtcacagcaacagcagcagcagttcagtctccagcagcagagtcaactacagcagctgcagcagatccAACAGATCCAGCACTaccagcaacagcagctcctgcagtATCAGCAACAACAGGTGATTGAATGAGAGCAGGTGGAGTCTCAGTTCTGTGGGTGTGATTGAATTCATGGGTTTAGCCAAGATGCTACAATACATGTGGTTAAGATTTAGTGTGTGAACACATTTCCTGTTGCTCTAAGCCACTTTGATGATGAATAAACCTGAAACCAACAgagcaataaataaatgaaataaacttaGAATAAAGAAATACTGTAATTGGAGTTGGTTATAAACAAGCAACAGATCTCAgttctgtcttttgttcttcACCCCTTACTTTCTCTGATCGCTGTCTGATCCTTGTATTTCTAGTCCCTGGAGCACAGGCTGCACAGCGCCAACCACTCTTTGCAAGCGACGCCCAACAGTACCATCCACAGTCTGGTGCATCCTGTTCACCCTCCGTTGGTTGACCTGTGGAACACGGGGCAGATGGAGGCCTATCAGGCGGAGGCCGGAGGCTATATAGGTGTGGCGGCGGTGGTGGAGCCGAGCCTCTGTCCCCCTTCTGGAGATGACATGGTGGGAACAGAACATTCTCCACTactggagcagcaggaggaggaggaggaggtcaagGTGAGGTGAACCTGGGGTTAGATTACATAAAATTACATATTCAGTGATTaatattaaattaattaattaaatacaaCTCATGTATAATTTGCCTTCATCATACACTTATTTTCCAAATGATTCCCTAAGTTTTAAAGATTGATTCGCGGTCATCTACACCTGTAGGGTTGCTCGCTGGACAAAACCATTTTGACATCATCTGATGTCATTACCTGTAATTCACAAAAGTAGCAGTTCAATTCATCGTGTTTCAAGGTTGGCTTACTTAGGTTTTCCACAGCTTTTACAAAGGCAGAAACCGTCCTTACTCACAAGTGCATCACCATGTAACTATGatttaattaataaaacagaacaaaaaagaaacaagcacaCGTTAATGGCCACTAAATATTGAATGTGACAGAATTACCCATCTGAAAAAAGCTTGAATTCTTTTGGGTTTCTGAAAGAGAAATCAGCCGATAAACTTATGGACAATTGGCAGTACTGTAAACAGTTTAAGACTTGTAGTTGATTGAATACATGCAAAGCCATCATTACGGCCCCTTAGTCATTTATGGTGCAAAACTATGGTTAaactgcttctgtctgtgaCCTTAGTTGACTGAACCTGCTGTATGTTTGGCTCCATCTGTCCtgaccaggaggaggaggtgatacTGTGCATAGAGCCAGAGTCGGTCACGTTGACCCCGCCCACGCAACAAGGGGATGCCTCCGGAGGCAGTAGTCCGGGGCAACCGCCGGCGGAGCCAATCACAGAGCGGAAGGCCTCCGATGTCACCTCCGGCCTCATTCAGACACttgaggagaaggaagaggaggaggaggaggggccgGCCGCTTCCATAGCAACCAACTGAGTTCCTGTCTGTTAAGAGACTCCTTATTACAAACTGACCGGGGAGTCAGGAAGGAATGAGCGTAATACTACAATATATATCTATTAATCTGTTCCTTTTCAGGTATCACAAACACTTTTTGGTTGCGAGACAAATTCCTCAAAACAGTGGGAAACAGATTTGGAAGCGAACTCTTAACGAGACATGAGTTGATGCAACAAAGGACACCTATTTCTTTGTAAGCCTTATATCCCAAAGGtaaaagaagagaggagtgaGAAGGAGGACGAGGATGAGGAGCACCAACTGACAGAGACATTTCCATCAGCGAAATGAAACCTTGctgaggtgaagaggaggggaatggaaACATGCATGCTTTTTATGAAGACAAGCAACTTGACCCTGTCATCGtctgataatgataatgaaaatctaacataataaaacattataataagaataattttgtaataaagcaaaaaaaagaacatgggAAAAATCTATGTATAAgtgtataataatatattacagTTTTCCTATGGGAGAACTACTCTGTTTACAGCTGTTACTCAACATATTAGATAGTGTTAAATCAATTTCCCTGttgcatcaaacacacacagtatacttTAAAAATGGCAACCCAGACAATGTCACCTATAATTAAAGCAGGCTCAGAAAATGTCAGCATTTCAGTGAAATGCCATTTAACCCTCTAAAATAAATTCTTGTATGATGTTGTGGCACCAGGATGCCTGAGGCACAACCCAGGGACAGGCCTGTCCTGTAGACtgcacacactaaacactgcaCAGATAAGGATTGTACTGTAAGATAGTGTGCTTcctactctgtctctctgtatgcATGTTTCTTCAGAATACTATGGAGTACCTGTACTATACAGCACCGTATAGACTTTGCACTGAACCGTAGTATCCCAGGTGGGGCCACAGTGGACCTGGGGTGGGCTGgagcagagaaataaagacagagctgCATAAGCGAATCTCTTTTGCACTGATGCAATCCAACAGATCAGAGGTTGCCTTTGGACTGTTGATGTTACCCAGTTCCCTGTCTGAAAgctttcagcaccacggacaacCAAAACCGAGCCACTTAACAACACGAACCCTCAGCTGCTTTTGTTCCACAGACGTAGTCGTGATAAATTGAGGATGATAACCACTATTTTGAATGTACTGGAAGACAGATGGCAGTATATGAGCGTTGTTTTTGATGTCTTCTCACTGTCCACATGGGAGAGAATCAAATGCTTCCTTAAGACACAAAGATAAACAAGGGGAGTCTTTCAGATGTGTGTTGAAAATGGAATCTCTGCTGGCTCACTTAGACCAccactatacacacacacacacacacacacacagaatatctAAATTGTAACCAGCAATAGGCAGGCAAAACACTGGTTTCCCACCAGACCAGTGTCAGCTCTGTCGTATAGATGTAAATAGTCTAAGTATATAAAAATCGCCTCTCGCTCACAGTCACAACTGTTCTAGTACAGTATgagttctttatttttttacacctctCAGTCCCACTTTACTTTGGGATTGCTCTCAAGTTCACACTTGAGGcctgaattttgtttttctcgCGTGTACCACCACATAAAGACAAATGAAACATAggtatgtttgtgttgtaaatAGAGCGATCACTCAAACTGGAGGGTGCTTTATCCATCAGCGGAGAAACAAAGTACAGCAGTAGGCTTGAGTTCACGGGGAAGATCGCAGCCCGTGTGCCGCtcaatcagccaatcagggaATAGAACAGAAGACTAGGACTGAACACTAGAGCCGAATAGATCGGTGTCTTCCTGCTCATCGTGattactgtgaagcagctgcctGGTGTGTGATAGTGATTATGATGATGTTTGAGGaagcatgttttcatttggttttttgcttttctttctttctcctgagGAAGAAATTGTGTTTTCTAGCGAGGAGGGGAGttaaagagagacagtgaacaAAGTGGACTTTCTGTGCATGTCTCACTGACGAACTTTACAATATACAAccactgttttcatcttttccctGTTGGGGAGCACCTTCTCCTCTCACTTTGATGATTGTGTGAGAAActtttaagataaaaaaaatatatatataaatggtttattgacttgaatgaatttatttattgattgctTCTTTATGCAATGTTGGGgacaatgtttatttttctactaACTTGTTGAAATCCCTTCCAGTATAGGTTAGAATAGGTGTCACGGTTGTAAAGCAGtcttgttttgtggttttgagcACTTTACACGGAGATGGATAGGTTGGCAGCTCTCAATGATAACAAATCTATCATCACTTTATTCCACTTCAAGAATCCCGGTTTTGATCATGAAAACAAGCTAAGAGGGCTCAAAACTGCAAACAGAATGTCTTTGCACAATGGcacatattcatttatttattgaacaATTACTTGGTGGGGAGGAATAATGTGACAGCTTGTACAGAGTCTATAATTTCACGTAGGTACCAACCCTTCTGGGAGCAGTATCTTTTTCTTTATGAGTCTCAATATTAAAGACATGATGTGGTGGAAAGACTATGGTTGTATATACTCTTTGATGGCAACAACTGTAAAGCTTATTTGGGCTTGACTGTTTGCTAAAAAGAGATATTAGTTAGCAAGGAAACGTGCACTGGACTCGATTCAACCAGAAAAGACACTGCTTCAGTTTGggttactttatttatttttttggtttttgtttatcaaaatctcaatgaatgaataaactaaTAACAAGAAGCCAAATATATTTCTGTGGATGTTAAGGTTTACTGATCACCTCTTTGTCAACCAACTGGTTTGTAGTTGAGTTCCTCTTTTTGTGTAATTCTACTGCCATCTTCCAAGGGTTACCATAACTTGTCTGCAGGCATGATGCTCAAAATCTGCTCCTGGTCCGCTCCCTTTctccgtgtctctctctctttctatctctttgTATCTGTTctgtatatttgtgtctgtctgtatgtttgtctgtCAATGTACAGTAAGTTGTCTGCTGTCTTCTTGGAAGAATcactgcctgaaaaaaaaagaaaagaaaaatataactgAAGTTTTCACATCAACCAAAGGGGATTTTAGGCAATCAGACATGTAACATAGATAATAATTTGGAAGtgtgtggcaaaaaaaagtatctGCTGTATAAAATGCTGTATAAAATTGGATGGCTTCTGTAAAAGTCTGTATTAAATTGGGTTTATTTGTTTGACATGAGGCAGTGCAGCTGGTGAAACCAGCGTACTCTCATAACACTCACTCCTATGCATGCTTGTTGGACGGCTGTCACAGGATGGTTCTTCCACGTGCCCTactcccccccccaccccccatcaaCAACAACTccatttcttcctgtttctcttcctttcccctcttcttcctGCACGACAGAACCTCCTATGCCCCAACCAGCTCCTTTAcctgtctcctcttcttttcctccagtgGAGAAagagcaaataaacaaaccaacaaacagcaTTTCTTGTGCATATGTGTGGATATCTGTTCATAAGGTGTAAATAATTAGATTCTCACACGTTCACCCCTTTTTCTCTGGAGCCTTAACACATGTgatatgccttttttttaaatgacgtTTGGTGGCAGCCAGTGTCTCTGGCCAGCTCATTGGTTCTTGTCAGGCAGAACAGCCATTGCCAAGGAACTGGCAGCAGTGTAATCCAGCCTGTCATGCTTTTCCAAAAACATTCGTCTACAGTCCTTATCAGGAAAATTTTACGCCAGGAGAATATTAATGACAAATTCTCACAAACAGGCCTCCTCTATAGGGACTATAGCTGCTTAATTGTTCAAGCTCACATAGGAATCAGAGCCTGAAACACACTGTTGactttcacagcagaaaaatgttTATAGTTTGATATTCTCTTTTAAAAGCCTGAATGCTGGAATGCTATCAGTAACATGGCGAAATTAGGCATGCTGATGAtatcaaactgaaatatctcataaACTATTCGATGGGTTGCTATGAAATGTGGTACAGACAttcttgtgtatgtgcattttaaGGCTTATCAGATGTCAAAACTTAAGCGTTTCCTCTCATAATTATTTTGATAGTTgtgaataattaaaataatctagtggacaaatttaatatttattatatttaaaaattacaGACTGGTATAAGTGATTTGAATATTTACTATACAGCAAATATATGATAAATGTAAGTTATAATTAAAAATTAACCTCAATCAGTAAACTTTAAATGCATGATCTTTTTGACCTCTAGGTCAAATTAATTAAGTCTTTCTCAATATATTATTTCATTATCATACAATTCATTGCTGCCAGTTAATTTTTCTTCAAAGGTAGTTAATGAAATTACCAGACACTGATAGATGTGATGTACAGTTACATTCATCATTCCCAAGATATGGAGGGACAATGAGCATTATTGATATGTAGGACTGgacatgtttgtctgtctgcagttcAAAAGACACAGGAAGGCACCTGAGTGAAAAAGTGAGATTGTTGTAAGAGTAGAAAAAATCCTGTACTACAAGTTTCAGGAGCTTTGTGTGCACTAGCTCGTCCTGCTCACTGAGAGCTGAATTTCTGTGAGGGCTGCAGGTCGGCCCAACTCCTCCACCCAGACATCAGCTCTGTCTCTGGGGAAAAGGAGTGAAATCGGAAGTAGGTAAATGTCTTTTGTCTTAACCTCAGTCCTATATGGGCTCATCTGattcctcactttctctctcctcttgcaGGGAGGACAGCGTGAGGACAGGGCTAGTGGGTGAcacaggggagggaggagatgaaggTGAGGTTGAGGAGGAGGTAGAAGGGGACGTCAACTCTTGAGGAGCGGCATCAACTCCTCTTGTGGCAGTGAAGCTACCACTCATGCTCCCCACACTGctgggggaggagggagcacTGTCACACCCGGCAGCTCCTCTGGAAAATGATGCTTTCCCTCGGGAATCCTCTTTGGACTCCTTCCTCACCAGCTCCCCCTCAAGTCTGCTCCCCTCTCCCCACAGGTCTCTGTCCCGAGTGGGGGAGGAAGGGGTGGATGAGGGAGGCTGGTGCTTCTTGGTTTTCCTGCTGGCATCCCTGAAGCTGGCGAGAGGTGGACGAAGCCTCACCCCGCTACGAGTTGAGCCCTCTATAGCCTTCTGTAACTGTTAGAAAAGAGAAACGGGTTTAAATATCTACGGAGGCAAACCATGAAGCACAGGAGAATGTGCTGAAGCGACAATGTAGGATTACTAAAGTGAACACCGAGGGAGTTGAGCTGTGAGGGCGGTGAACGGAATAACCACATGAATCAGAGCATAAAGCATGATGCACCCTGTGACAGAACAACGGCCCACAACATGAGATCACCACAGCTTGTTGTCATGCCGCATTACAGGATCGAACTGAGAGAGGTgacaaaaaacatgcagataaagaaaaaaaacagagccatTACCTCTTTCAGC
Proteins encoded:
- the fam131bb gene encoding uncharacterized protein fam131bb; protein product: MALVCAIDRPSQLQSTLPSRDQQEEQQAAGLDLSLHGSSPDASVYPLVYRPQTAWCPAGNCTFDFVLDVTGVVLLLPIIVLKATHQKQFSVSSYQATPYLCVLAELWSSVTQHLLIPLQEGCYPSQYPIVATSFTAAVTTVANIHTAIKVHSLCLLFLVHCCVKTRGLSSDGVPVQKDGEQLSMEDTTSILPRLKRNSNAYGIGALAKSSLSGVSGVTRTMKERVTKPTAMAQGRVAHMIEWQNWGMQTVGAGGIPQSRITTQEREKERRLENDAYSDLSDGEKEARFAAGILQQFAISEATLLAWSSMDGESPRSGSNQGSVAHLSEVNQESITSRDQILHHSSAEVWPHTYVSQGHYCLSSSDAWEPINNDPSGVASPPAGSYVMGTDAYDGQAHFLSQQQQQQFSLQQQSQLQQLQQIQQIQHYQQQQLLQYQQQQSLEHRLHSANHSLQATPNSTIHSLVHPVHPPLVDLWNTGQMEAYQAEAGGYIGVAAVVEPSLCPPSGDDMVGTEHSPLLEQQEEEEEVKEEEVILCIEPESVTLTPPTQQGDASGGSSPGQPPAEPITERKASDVTSGLIQTLEEKEEEEEEGPAASIATN